One Curtobacterium sp. MCLR17_032 genomic window carries:
- a CDS encoding SDR family oxidoreductase translates to MTATPHALVVGATGIAGSAIVDHLVADGWTVTALSRRPGAERDGVTWRSADLRSAESLTATLADVPATHVFFTAWSRQATEAENIAVNGGMVRDLLAALADAPVQHVALMTGLKHYLGPFEAYGQGAMPDTPFHEDEPRLDVDNFYYAQEDELFAAAARQGFTWSVHRSHTVLGYAVGNAMNMGLTIAVAAAISRHTGRPMVFPGSETQWNGLTDVTDADLLAAQMMWAATDPAGADEAFNTANGDVFRWRWMWPRIAAHLGVEAEGFDTAPRPFEEQMAEAAPVWAEIVAEHGLVEPDLERLASWWHTDADLGRDIEVMTDMSKSRLAGFTEHHRTLDSFTRLFDRYRAERLVP, encoded by the coding sequence ATGACCGCGACCCCGCACGCCCTCGTCGTCGGCGCCACCGGCATCGCCGGATCGGCGATCGTCGACCACCTCGTCGCCGACGGCTGGACCGTCACCGCGCTCTCCCGCCGCCCGGGAGCCGAACGCGACGGCGTCACCTGGCGCTCCGCCGACCTGCGCTCCGCGGAGTCGTTGACCGCGACCCTGGCGGACGTCCCCGCCACCCACGTGTTCTTCACGGCATGGTCGCGGCAGGCGACCGAGGCCGAGAACATCGCCGTCAACGGGGGCATGGTCCGCGACCTGCTCGCCGCGCTCGCCGACGCGCCGGTGCAGCACGTGGCGCTGATGACCGGGCTGAAGCACTACCTCGGCCCGTTCGAGGCGTACGGGCAGGGCGCGATGCCGGACACCCCGTTCCACGAGGACGAGCCGCGCCTGGACGTCGACAACTTCTACTACGCGCAGGAGGACGAGCTCTTCGCCGCCGCCGCGCGTCAGGGCTTCACCTGGTCGGTGCACCGCTCGCACACCGTCCTCGGGTACGCGGTCGGCAACGCCATGAACATGGGGCTCACGATCGCGGTCGCCGCGGCGATCAGCCGGCACACCGGCCGACCGATGGTGTTCCCCGGCAGCGAGACGCAGTGGAACGGCCTGACCGACGTCACCGACGCCGACCTGCTCGCCGCGCAGATGATGTGGGCGGCGACGGACCCGGCCGGGGCCGACGAGGCGTTCAACACCGCGAACGGCGACGTGTTCCGCTGGCGCTGGATGTGGCCGCGGATCGCTGCGCACCTGGGCGTCGAGGCCGAGGGCTTCGACACCGCCCCGCGCCCCTTCGAGGAGCAGATGGCCGAGGCGGCACCGGTCTGGGCCGAGATCGTCGCCGAGCACGGCCTGGTCGAGCCCGACCTGGAGCGCCTGGCGTCCTGGTGGCACACCGACGCGGACCTCGGTCGGGACATCGAGGTGATGACCGACATGTCGAAGAGCCGGCTCGCCGGGTTCACCGAGCACCACCGCACCCTCGACTCGTTCACCCGGCTGTTCGACCGCTACCGGGCGGAGCGGCTCGTCCCCTGA
- a CDS encoding NlpC/P60 family protein, with amino-acid sequence MKHTQGELGSTPKTARSRVKVGFIGIVTATIALVGAVGLATPALAAQPGQNTGGGPSTAANDAIAYAESMWSTSDGGQNNSTYYALGGNGPSAWDCSGLVWKSYLQAGIDLSNGASRPVVGDEYNALKSNLVSRANAEPGDILFWTSTGTTGGDFLHDGIYLGNGYMVAAAAPGEGVKEQTLWSEPGEQLLDVVGRPTGSLSGSGSGGSAVKTTTYVTAAQVNTGKLWSVTAGNAATAYPVGVAAGTSPAIATLGGGKYVTAFQAAGGALWTVDSGGAATSFPVGMKAGTSPSIIPTSGGGYVVAVQTNTGKLWTITNTKAATAFDIGMAAGTSPSIAAVGSGYVVAVQTNTGDLWSVTNTKAATSFGVGMQDGTSPSITATANGGYVIAAQTNTGALWSVTNTKAATAFPIGMQDGTSPSILALSNGGYVIAAQTNTGKLWTITNGKAATAFDIGMASGTSPAIAAVGSGYVVAVQTNGNDLWTVTNDNAATSFNVGMKAGTSPAILAQ; translated from the coding sequence GTGAAGCACACTCAAGGGGAACTCGGATCGACGCCGAAGACGGCGCGCTCCCGGGTCAAGGTCGGATTCATCGGGATCGTGACAGCCACGATCGCTCTGGTGGGGGCGGTGGGGCTCGCCACACCGGCCCTCGCCGCACAGCCCGGACAGAACACGGGCGGCGGGCCCTCCACGGCGGCCAACGACGCCATCGCCTACGCGGAGAGCATGTGGAGCACGAGCGACGGCGGCCAGAACAACAGCACCTACTACGCACTCGGCGGCAACGGCCCCAGCGCATGGGACTGCTCGGGCCTGGTCTGGAAGTCGTACCTCCAGGCCGGCATCGACCTGTCGAACGGTGCGTCCCGCCCGGTCGTCGGTGACGAGTACAACGCGTTGAAGAGCAACCTCGTGTCCCGGGCGAACGCGGAGCCCGGCGACATCCTGTTCTGGACGAGCACCGGCACCACCGGCGGCGACTTCCTCCACGACGGCATCTACCTCGGCAACGGGTACATGGTCGCAGCGGCCGCTCCGGGCGAAGGCGTCAAGGAGCAGACGCTCTGGTCGGAACCCGGTGAGCAGCTCCTCGACGTCGTCGGGCGACCGACCGGTTCGCTGAGCGGCTCGGGCTCGGGCGGCAGCGCCGTGAAGACCACGACCTACGTCACCGCTGCACAGGTCAACACCGGCAAGCTCTGGAGTGTCACGGCGGGCAACGCAGCGACCGCCTACCCGGTGGGCGTCGCTGCGGGAACCAGCCCGGCGATCGCCACCCTCGGCGGCGGCAAGTACGTGACCGCGTTCCAGGCTGCGGGCGGTGCGCTCTGGACCGTCGATTCGGGCGGAGCGGCGACGTCGTTCCCGGTCGGCATGAAGGCCGGCACGAGCCCGTCGATCATCCCCACCTCCGGCGGTGGGTACGTCGTGGCGGTGCAGACCAACACGGGCAAGCTCTGGACGATCACGAACACGAAGGCAGCGACCGCGTTCGACATCGGCATGGCGGCCGGGACGAGTCCCTCGATCGCGGCTGTCGGCAGCGGCTACGTCGTCGCCGTCCAGACGAACACCGGTGACCTGTGGAGCGTCACGAACACCAAGGCCGCGACGTCGTTCGGCGTCGGGATGCAGGACGGCACCAGCCCGTCGATCACTGCCACCGCGAACGGTGGCTACGTCATCGCCGCGCAGACGAACACCGGTGCGCTGTGGAGCGTGACGAACACGAAGGCCGCAACCGCCTTCCCGATCGGCATGCAGGACGGCACCAGCCCGTCGATCCTCGCGCTCTCGAACGGCGGCTACGTCATCGCTGCGCAGACGAACACCGGCAAGCTGTGGACGATCACGAACGGCAAGGCAGCGACGGCGTTCGACATCGGCATGGCATCGGGCACCAGCCCGGCCATCGCCGCGGTCGGCAGCGGTTACGTCGTGGCGGTCCAGACGAACGGCAACGACCTCTGGACGGTCACGAACGACAACGCCGCAACCTCGTTCAACGTGGGCATGAAGGCAGGAACGAGCCCCGCGATCCTCGCCCAGTAG
- a CDS encoding MFS transporter produces MTPQTPNPSGPHGMTTGRTLLFAVGGGAAVGNLYWAQPLLDEIAADLHASSSLAGLLVTVTQVGYALGILLVVPLGDVLDRRRLVPGVLVASAVALLLASVAPSFGVLLGALGLVGLTTVAGQLLTPLAGDLADPAARGRVVGTVASGMLTGILVSRTVSGLVAQVAGWRAIYVVAAVAALVLAVLLRRAIPHLDRRDRVPYPQLIGSVFRAVAHHRSVQVTLVLGASAFAVFTMFWTALTFLLSAPPFGYSPAAIGLVGLAGLTGAVAAQRVGRLHDRGLSVPVTGTALALGLLSLVVAGLGARSIVVVLVAVVLLDVGVQAANVLNQTRLFAIDPAARSRLNTAFVTGNFIGGAVGSALASVLWGLGGWTAVTIGGAVLFGFALTVWAVHRRGALAPPGGGDAAAAAGRP; encoded by the coding sequence GTGACACCACAGACCCCGAACCCGTCCGGACCGCACGGCATGACGACCGGCCGTACCCTCCTGTTCGCCGTCGGCGGTGGCGCCGCGGTCGGGAACCTGTACTGGGCCCAGCCGCTGCTCGACGAGATCGCCGCGGACCTGCACGCTTCGTCGTCGCTGGCCGGGTTGCTCGTCACCGTGACGCAGGTCGGGTACGCACTGGGGATCCTCCTGGTCGTCCCCCTCGGTGACGTCCTGGACCGTCGGCGTCTGGTCCCCGGGGTGCTCGTCGCGTCGGCCGTCGCGCTGCTGCTCGCCTCGGTCGCACCCTCGTTCGGCGTGCTGCTCGGTGCCCTCGGCCTGGTCGGGCTGACGACCGTCGCAGGGCAGCTGCTCACGCCACTCGCCGGCGACCTGGCCGACCCGGCCGCCCGAGGTCGTGTGGTCGGCACCGTGGCGTCCGGCATGCTCACCGGCATCCTGGTGTCGCGGACGGTCAGCGGGCTCGTGGCCCAGGTGGCCGGCTGGCGCGCGATCTACGTCGTCGCCGCGGTCGCCGCCCTCGTGCTCGCAGTCCTGCTGCGCCGAGCGATCCCCCACCTCGACCGTCGCGACCGCGTGCCGTACCCACAGCTCATCGGGTCGGTGTTCCGTGCGGTCGCGCACCACCGGTCGGTGCAGGTGACCCTGGTGCTCGGCGCGTCGGCGTTCGCGGTGTTCACGATGTTCTGGACGGCGCTGACGTTCCTGCTGAGCGCTCCGCCGTTCGGGTACTCCCCTGCCGCGATCGGCCTCGTCGGGCTGGCCGGGCTCACCGGGGCTGTCGCTGCCCAGCGTGTCGGACGTCTGCACGACCGCGGGCTGTCGGTGCCGGTGACCGGGACGGCGCTCGCGCTCGGGCTCCTGTCACTGGTCGTCGCCGGGCTCGGAGCGCGGTCGATCGTGGTGGTCCTCGTCGCAGTGGTCCTGCTGGACGTCGGAGTGCAGGCGGCGAACGTGCTCAACCAGACCCGGCTGTTCGCGATCGACCCGGCAGCCCGGAGTCGGCTCAACACGGCCTTCGTGACCGGGAACTTCATCGGGGGCGCCGTCGGTTCCGCGCTGGCCTCGGTGCTCTGGGGGCTCGGCGGGTGGACAGCGGTCACGATCGGTGGAGCCGTCCTGTTCGGGTTCGCCTTGACGGTGTGGGCAGTCCACCGCCGCGGGGCACTCGCGCCGCCAGGTGGTGGTGACGCCGCGGCGGCAGCCGGGAGGCCCTGA
- a CDS encoding ATP-binding cassette domain-containing protein, protein MLEVDRATKRRGGRLLWQDLSFGVARGEVLALTGPSGSGKSTLLDCIGLIDSLDSGAVRIDGTTAGRSFGRARRLRRDHLGYLFQDFGLVHDMTVDANIDIGRPGRARRGSRMRTAEALERVGLAGRGSDRAHDLSGGEQQRVALARLLVKQPDVILADEPTSALDDDNARMVSETLTDFASAGAAVLVATHDPSVVAWAASVLRLEPTGLR, encoded by the coding sequence ATGCTCGAGGTGGACCGTGCAACGAAGCGCCGGGGTGGACGGCTGCTCTGGCAGGACCTGTCGTTCGGTGTGGCGCGAGGCGAGGTCCTCGCACTCACCGGACCGAGCGGATCGGGCAAGTCGACCCTGCTCGACTGCATCGGGCTCATCGACTCACTGGACTCCGGGGCGGTCCGCATCGACGGGACGACCGCGGGCAGGAGCTTCGGTCGAGCCAGACGACTCCGGCGGGACCACCTCGGCTACCTCTTCCAGGACTTCGGCCTGGTACACGACATGACGGTCGACGCCAACATCGACATCGGACGTCCGGGTCGTGCACGAAGGGGGTCCCGGATGCGGACTGCCGAGGCGTTGGAGCGGGTCGGACTCGCAGGACGCGGAAGCGACCGTGCGCACGACCTCAGCGGCGGTGAGCAGCAGCGCGTCGCACTCGCTCGACTCCTCGTGAAGCAGCCCGACGTCATCCTGGCCGATGAACCGACCAGCGCACTCGACGACGACAACGCCCGGATGGTGTCGGAGACGCTCACCGACTTCGCATCGGCCGGAGCTGCTGTGCTCGTCGCGACGCACGACCCCTCCGTCGTCGCCTGGGCGGCGAGCGTCCTGCGGCTGGAGCCGACGGGTCTGAGGTGA
- a CDS encoding NAD(P)-dependent oxidoreductase: protein MSRQRVVVIGATGHIGTFLVPRLVRAGHDVVTISRGTRAAYVDAPEWQQVEQVTADREQEDRDGVFGDRIVGLRPDVVIDLVCFTLESATALVDALRGTDVHLVHCGSIWRAGPSTVLPVTEENATPPVGEYGTQKDVIARMLKEQTARGGLATTSLHPGHISGPGWAPIGPVGNLDPSVWRTLSAGEPLLVPGFGAETMAHVHADDVAQAFALVVEHRDAAAGQDFTVVAPTALNVRGYAALAASWFGQEARLEPVTWDRFREGTAAEHADASWEHLSRSHVFSIDKARRLLGYAPRYTAEETVLDAVRWLVEHGEVEAAGALVV, encoded by the coding sequence ATGAGCAGACAGCGCGTCGTCGTCATCGGTGCCACCGGTCACATCGGCACCTTCCTCGTCCCCCGTCTGGTGCGTGCTGGCCACGACGTCGTCACCATCAGCCGCGGCACCCGCGCCGCCTACGTCGACGCCCCGGAGTGGCAGCAGGTCGAGCAGGTCACCGCCGACCGCGAGCAGGAGGACCGCGACGGCGTCTTCGGCGACCGCATCGTCGGACTGCGCCCCGACGTCGTCATCGACCTCGTCTGCTTCACCCTCGAGTCGGCCACCGCCCTCGTCGACGCGCTCCGCGGCACCGACGTGCACCTGGTCCACTGCGGCTCGATCTGGCGCGCCGGACCCAGCACCGTGCTGCCCGTCACCGAGGAGAACGCGACCCCGCCGGTGGGCGAGTACGGCACGCAGAAGGACGTCATCGCCCGGATGCTCAAGGAACAAACCGCCCGTGGGGGTCTCGCCACGACCTCGCTCCACCCGGGGCACATCAGCGGCCCGGGCTGGGCGCCGATCGGCCCGGTCGGCAACCTCGACCCGTCGGTCTGGCGCACACTGTCCGCCGGGGAACCGCTCCTCGTGCCCGGCTTCGGTGCCGAGACGATGGCCCACGTCCACGCTGACGACGTCGCCCAGGCCTTCGCGCTCGTCGTCGAGCACCGTGATGCAGCAGCCGGCCAGGACTTCACCGTCGTCGCCCCCACGGCGCTGAACGTGCGGGGGTACGCGGCGCTCGCCGCGTCCTGGTTCGGCCAGGAGGCCCGGCTCGAGCCCGTCACGTGGGACCGGTTCCGAGAGGGCACCGCCGCCGAGCACGCGGACGCGAGCTGGGAGCACCTGTCGCGCAGCCACGTGTTCAGCATCGACAAGGCTCGGCGGCTGCTCGGGTACGCGCCGCGGTACACGGCGGAGGAGACGGTGCTCGACGCGGTGCGGTGGCTCGTGGAGCACGGGGAGGTCGAGGCGGCGGGGGCGCTCGTCGTGTGA